The following DNA comes from Mucilaginibacter jinjuensis.
TTGGCTTTGGTTTATTGTTGTTCGGAGATTTTGGTAACCGCTACCGTTTCCCGATGTTCTACTTCAACGGCCATCACCATAAAGACAGCGATGATGACGATATGGACATGAGCGACGATGATAATGATAACAATGATGATAGCGATAGCACTATGCACCTGGGTAATATGGTTAAGGTTGATGGTAACAGCTTTTACAGCACACCATTTGCAACAGGTACAAAACTGGCCCGCTTAAACCTAAGCGGCGGTGGTACAACTTATAACCTGAGCGATACCACTAATCAACTTTTTACGGCAGATGTAAAAGAATTCTCTGGCAGGTACACTTTGAAAAACCGTATCGAAGATTCTGTAAGCGTAGTTGATTTTAACATGAACAACGAACACCGCAGAAGCTTTACCTGGGGCGACAACAAAGCCAACACCGCTACGCTGAAATTAAACACATTGCCATTATGGGATGTAAATATCAAAGCAGGCGCAACCAGCCTGGATTTTGATCTGGCTAAATTTAAAGTACGTTCATTGGTATTAAGTGGTGGTGCGGCATCATTCAGCATTAAGCTGGGGCAGCCTGTAGCCGATAATACTAAGGTTACCATTTCATCGGGTGTATCAGATATTACCGTGAGTGTACCTAAGGATGCAGCTTGTATGATTACCAGCAGCACCGGGCTATCATCAAACAACTTTGATGGCTTTAACAGCGATGGCAACAACGAGTACAAAACCCCAGGGTTCGACGCAGCTAAAAACAAGATCTATATCACGATAAGCGGCGGCTTATCAGACTTTAAAGTACGCAGATACTAAAACCGAACCCTACACTATCATAAGCTAAAAACCGCTTTGTGCATTTTTACAAAGCGGTTTTTTTATATTTAAAACACTCGCTACGATTTGCCCCTTATTAAAGTTTTTGCGATGGCACTGCCTCTGATTTCCCCTAATTTAGGGGAACACTCAATTGCTGCAATTTGCACTGGCTGTAATAAGGGGTAAATCAGGAAGCGATAATTACGCTATATTTAAAACATGCCACAAACATACATCATGGTTATCAGCGGTAAACCCGAAGGCCCTTTCAGCATCACCGAGCTGAAAGCCAAGGGACTTAAACCTACAGACTTCGTGAAAACCGAGGCCATGATAGATTACAAGGAAGCACACGAGATCCTCGAACTTCGCGAAATCCTCGGCTTTGCCAAACCGCCGGTCATCCCGCAATACTTTGGTAGTTTTGATCAGCGCTTGTTAGCATCAATAATCGACTGGCTGATTGTTACCGGCGTGTTTGTTGTACCTACTTTATTGATCGTTCTGATATCACCGGTTAAAATGCTCAACATGATCTTAAGTGGAAGCCTATTGGTTGTAATTCCCGTAGCTTATCTCATCTACCACATTGTAATGGAGAGCGGCCCTAAGCAGGCTACCCATGGCAAACAGATCTTAAAAATTAAGGTAACGGATATGCAAGGCTATCCTATTAGTACCGGCACGGCCATTGGCAGAAACTTCGCTAAGGTATTTTCTGTATTGACTTTATGCGTAGGTTACATGCTTAACTTCTTCAACAAAAGGCAGCAGTGCTTGCATGATATGGTGGCGGGAACTTTGGTGGTGAAGGATAGATTGGTATAGGTTCACAATCGCAAGGAAGGCTGTCATGCTGAGGCACTCGAAGCATGGTGGGCAGGCCTCTGCGCGCGACACTTCGACGGGGCTCAGTGTGACAGCCAACACACCACATAATAACAAAAAAGGCCCCGAAACCCGGGGGCCTTTCCTATCTTGATTCTTGTTTCTTGCCTCTTACTTCTAAAGCCTATACAGCGTCTGATAAAGAGCTGAATGTAAAGTCCCTGATCTTCATTGGTGGGATCATTGCGCTTTGGAATGATTCGCCGCTTACTGCACGTTCCGGGCGGCCAAGGGCTTCCAGGTTGTTGAGCATAATGATCGGGCTTTCGTTGAAACGGAAGTTTTTAACCGGGAACTTGATCTGACCGTTCTCAATGTAAAAAGTACCATCACGGGTTAAGCCAGTGTACAGTAAGGTTTGCGGGTCAACCGGGCGAATGTACCATAAACGGGTAACCAGGATACCTCTTTCTGTTCCTTTAATCAGGTCTTCCAATGATTGGTCGCCACCCATCATTGTAATAGCATCCGGGCCGGGTACTGCCTTAACACCTTTTTTCTGTGCCCAGTAACGTGAGTATGATAAGTTTTTAATCACACCTTTCTCAATCCAGTTAACACGCTCCTGTGGGCGGCCATCACCATTCCAACTGCTGCTTGGCAGGTCGGGATTTTGCGGGTCAGAGTAAATGGTTACGCGTTCGTCAACCAGTTTATCGCCTAATTTGGTGCCACCACCTGGTTTACTTAAAAAGCTGCGGCCTTCATCGGCACTACGTGCATCAAGGCCGCCGTATAATTGCTCTAACAATACAATACCTGCAGATGGTTCTAAAATTACGGTGTACTTACCCGGTTCAATTGCTTTAGCCGTTACAGAAGCAGTTGCTTTTTGAGCAGCCACTTTGGTAAGGTTTAAGGTATCCATTTTGGTATAATCCTCGTAATCTCTCGAGGCATAGCCCGAACCTTTACCGTCTTCGCTGCGCAGGGTTACCGAAAAATTAATATCGCTGGCTGTGTTATAGGCAAATAAACCATGCGAATTCATCATGGCGGCAAAACTGCCTGTATTTTGCAAAAAGCCGGCTGCGGTGAGCTTATTATCTTTAGCCACCTGTAAACTTTGTGCAACCATGTCTGTACGCAGTTTAGGCGACATTTCAGCCGTTTTTTGATCGTACATTTTAGGGTTTTGCGGCGCGTAGGTCTGTGGTCCTAAAAACGGCATAAACTCCGGGTTCTCTGGTGCCAGTTGCGCCAGTTCTTCAGAGCGGCGTACTACTTTCTCTAACGAGGCATCGTCATACTCATTGATAGTTGCTACACCTAATTTTTTGCCGAATGCTGATGATACCACCAAGCTGGTTTGCCCAATGGCGCCGCTGGTTGATACCGAGTTACGTGCATAACGAATATTGGCGCTATCCGAACCGTTAAGGTTAATCTCACACTCATCGGCTTTAGAGTAGCTGAGCGCTTTTTTCATGAGCGAGCGCGCTTCTTCTTCACTTAATATAGCCATAATATTTTTTTAGATTTTTCTTGCTGTGTTGATGATGTTAACTCCATTAAATCGTGCGGTTGATGATCCGTGAGATACGGCGCTTACCTGCTCTGGCTGGCCTTTACCGTCGAAGAATGAGCCACCTAAACGGTAATCGCTCTTATCGCAAACGGCCACGCACGAGTTCCAGAACTCCTGGGTGTTTGACTGGTAAGCCACATCGTTAAGCATACCTACTATCTTACCGTTTTTAACCTCGTAGTAAAGCTGACCGCTGAACTGGAAGTTATAACGTTGCTGATCGATAGAGAATGAGCTATCACCAACAATGTAGATACCTTTTTCTACGTTTTTAATCAGTTCTGTTGGGGTAAGCGGTGCTTTGCCCGGCTGCAGCGAAATATTCGGCATGCGCTGGAACTGCACATCGCTCCATCCATCAGCATAACAGCAGCCTTGTGAAGCATTAAGCCCGATAATGTGGGCCTGATCACGAATGGTTTGGTAATTAACCAAAATACCATCTTTAATAATATCCCACTGGCCACATTTAACACCTTCGTCGTCATAACCAACGGCACCAAGCGAGCCCGGTTGCAGTTTATCAGCCAAAATGTTTACGTTTTTGCTACCGAAGTTAAATTTGCCCGATTTCCATTTATCCAGAGTAAGGAAACTGGTACCGGCAAAGTTGGCCTCGTAACCCAGCACACGGTCGAGCTCTGAAGGGTGACCAACAGATTCGTGGATGGTTAACCAAAGGTTTGATGGATCGAGGATCAGATCGTATTTACCTGCTTCTACAGATTTGGCAGCCATTTTCTCGGCACCCTGTTTACCTGCAAAACCGGCATCCTCTATCATATCGTAGCTATTACGATATAACGTGGTTGGCATGTTTGTAATTTTATCAGCTGCTTTAGGTATCAGGTATTCATACCCCATACCACGCGGCGAACTTAATGCATTACGGGTTTCAAATTTGCCAGATTTAGCATCAACATGGGTTGCAAAAAATGTAGGCCAGATACGGTGTACATCCTGGTCTATGTATGAACCATCGGTTGATGCAAAATATTTTTGCTCGTTAACAGAAAAAATAATGGAGGTAATATAATTGGCACCGGCTTTCATGGCGGTGTCATTTACCTTCAATAACAAGTCAACTTTATCTTTAATAGGTACTTCGAAAGCATTTTTTTCGATAGGTGTTTTCCAGTTTACCTCGCCATAACCCTTTTGAGGGGCTAATTGCACAGGTTCTGTCTGGATGCGTGCATTCTCTTTGGCAATAGCTACCGCAGCTGCTGCTGCTTTGGCAATGCTGTCGTTATCCATTTTGTCGGTAGCAGCAAAGCCCCAGCAACCGTTGGCCAGCACACGGATCCCCATGCCATAGCTTTCGGTATTTACTACGTTTTGTACTTTCTCTTCGCGGGTTACCACAAACTGGCGTAGGTAGCGGCCAATACGTACATCTGTATACGTTGCGCCTTTTGACCGTGCGGCATTAAGCGCAACATCGGCCATGCGTTTTTTTAGGGCAACATCGATACCACCCTGCATAGCTGCCTCGGCAGATATGGGCGAACCGATAACTGGTATCCCTTTGAGCATAGCACCCCCGATGCCCATGCCTGTTAGATAAAGGAAATTTTTTCTGTTCAAAATAGTAAGAGTTTAGTTAGTGATGTAAACTATGTTGGTTGTCAGTTAGTAGTCTTGTGCTAAATATAGTGATTTGGTTCATTGTTTAGACGCTGGCTGTAATCGATTTGTTACGGGAGATTAAAAGGAAATATAAACCAGGAACGTCATTGCGAGGAATTAAATCTTACGGGAAGTATTAATCACATTAACCTTATCAAACTTACTCGTAGAGCAACCGTGCGATACGGCACTTACCTGGCTTGGCTGGCCTTTGCCATCGAAGAAGGAACCGCCTAAACGGTAATCGCTTTCGTCGCAA
Coding sequences within:
- a CDS encoding LiaI-LiaF-like domain-containing protein, translated to MRREKITPGVILVLIGAVVLLRNFGYLHFHWSNIFHLWPIFLVIAGVNLIFANNRTIWATVVKLTVIIIGFGLLLFGDFGNRYRFPMFYFNGHHHKDSDDDDMDMSDDDNDNNDDSDSTMHLGNMVKVDGNSFYSTPFATGTKLARLNLSGGGTTYNLSDTTNQLFTADVKEFSGRYTLKNRIEDSVSVVDFNMNNEHRRSFTWGDNKANTATLKLNTLPLWDVNIKAGATSLDFDLAKFKVRSLVLSGGAASFSIKLGQPVADNTKVTISSGVSDITVSVPKDAACMITSSTGLSSNNFDGFNSDGNNEYKTPGFDAAKNKIYITISGGLSDFKVRRY
- a CDS encoding RDD family protein is translated as MPQTYIMVISGKPEGPFSITELKAKGLKPTDFVKTEAMIDYKEAHEILELREILGFAKPPVIPQYFGSFDQRLLASIIDWLIVTGVFVVPTLLIVLISPVKMLNMILSGSLLVVIPVAYLIYHIVMESGPKQATHGKQILKIKVTDMQGYPISTGTAIGRNFAKVFSVLTLCVGYMLNFFNKRQQCLHDMVAGTLVVKDRLV
- a CDS encoding TldD/PmbA family protein; protein product: MAILSEEEARSLMKKALSYSKADECEINLNGSDSANIRYARNSVSTSGAIGQTSLVVSSAFGKKLGVATINEYDDASLEKVVRRSEELAQLAPENPEFMPFLGPQTYAPQNPKMYDQKTAEMSPKLRTDMVAQSLQVAKDNKLTAAGFLQNTGSFAAMMNSHGLFAYNTASDINFSVTLRSEDGKGSGYASRDYEDYTKMDTLNLTKVAAQKATASVTAKAIEPGKYTVILEPSAGIVLLEQLYGGLDARSADEGRSFLSKPGGGTKLGDKLVDERVTIYSDPQNPDLPSSSWNGDGRPQERVNWIEKGVIKNLSYSRYWAQKKGVKAVPGPDAITMMGGDQSLEDLIKGTERGILVTRLWYIRPVDPQTLLYTGLTRDGTFYIENGQIKFPVKNFRFNESPIIMLNNLEALGRPERAVSGESFQSAMIPPMKIRDFTFSSLSDAV
- a CDS encoding TldD/PmbA family protein, translated to MNRKNFLYLTGMGIGGAMLKGIPVIGSPISAEAAMQGGIDVALKKRMADVALNAARSKGATYTDVRIGRYLRQFVVTREEKVQNVVNTESYGMGIRVLANGCWGFAATDKMDNDSIAKAAAAAVAIAKENARIQTEPVQLAPQKGYGEVNWKTPIEKNAFEVPIKDKVDLLLKVNDTAMKAGANYITSIIFSVNEQKYFASTDGSYIDQDVHRIWPTFFATHVDAKSGKFETRNALSSPRGMGYEYLIPKAADKITNMPTTLYRNSYDMIEDAGFAGKQGAEKMAAKSVEAGKYDLILDPSNLWLTIHESVGHPSELDRVLGYEANFAGTSFLTLDKWKSGKFNFGSKNVNILADKLQPGSLGAVGYDDEGVKCGQWDIIKDGILVNYQTIRDQAHIIGLNASQGCCYADGWSDVQFQRMPNISLQPGKAPLTPTELIKNVEKGIYIVGDSSFSIDQQRYNFQFSGQLYYEVKNGKIVGMLNDVAYQSNTQEFWNSCVAVCDKSDYRLGGSFFDGKGQPEQVSAVSHGSSTARFNGVNIINTARKI